TCTATTGAAACCTTGTGTTTCTTACGCTAGTAAGAGGCAGGAGTTTTGTAAATACAAAAACAGAAAAGAAAAGAAAAGTATAAGATGTATAGTCGTTAGGATGGATAAAATGATACCACAAAGAAAAATTTGGGCGTTAAGGGAAAAAAATGCAAATCAAATTAAAGATAAAAAGATGCCTCAATACATAGCTAAAATTTTAGAAAATAGAGGAATTACTGATGAAGAAGATATACAAAAATTTTTAAACCCTACATTAGAGCAACTACATGACCCTTTTTTGTTAAAGGATATGAATCAAGCAGTTGCAAGAGTTTTAAAAGCCATTGACAAGAATGAAAAAATTTATATATATGGTGACTATGATGTAGATGGTATAACCAGTACCAGTGTGTTATATTTGTTTTTAAAAAATGAATTACAGGGTAATGTATCTTATTATATTCCAGATCGATTAGAAGAAGGTTATGGTGTTAATGTCAACGCATTAAAAAAAATAAGAGATGAAGGCACACAATTGCTCATAACTGTTGATACTGGCATTACAGCTTGTGAAGAATGCCAATATGCCTTAGATATTGGATTAGATGTGATTATTACAGATCATCATGAGTGTCAAGATCAATTACCCCATGCTATTGCGGTCATTGATCCTAAAAGAGAAGATTGTCATTATCCATTTGATAAGTTAGCAGGTGTTGGTGTGGTGTTTAAATTGATTCAAGGGATTGCATTGACAGTGGATCATATAGATACAGAGGACATTTATAAGTATTTAGACATCGTAGCCATTGGCACAGTTGCAGATATTGTACCTTTAGTAGATGAAAATAGAGTCATTACATATAATGCCTTTAAAAAGATACCAAATACTTGGAATATTGGACTTAAAGCCTTATTAAAGATTAGTGATTATAAAGAAGACAATAAAATAACAGCTGGCTTTATTGGTTATCGATTGGCGCCTAGATTAAATGCTGGGGGACGTATTGGTGATGCTAAAAGAGGTGTGGCTTTATTTATCACGGATAAAGAAGAAGAGGCTTACCAGATTGCCCAAGAACTAAATCAAGAAAACGCTTATAGACAAGAGTTAGAAGAAAAAATTTATAATGAAGCTGTCAAGATAATTGAAAAAGAAAACAATCTGGAAGAAGAAAAAATATTAGTGGTTGCATCTGAAAATTGGCACCATGGCGTCATTGGGATTGTTTCTTCTAGAATTACAGAAAAATACTACCGTCCAAGTCTTTTGCTTTGCATTGAAGATGGGGTTGCAACAGGTTCAGCTAGAAGTGTAGAAGGGTTTAGTATCTTTGAAGCTTTAAACCGTACAAAAGATATTATGAACAAATTTGGTGGACATGATATGGCAGCAGGTCTGTCCATAGATGAAGATAAAATCCAATTGCTTCAAAATAATCTTAACGCTTATGCCAATGAACAGATGACACCAGAAACATTGGTGCCTAAATTAAAAGCGGATTCATACATTAATGTAGAAGAAATAACGGTTAATCTGATAGAAGAAATACAACAATTAGAGCCATATGGTATGGGCAATCCAGAACCACAATTTATTCTAAAAGGAGCAATAGATGAAATTAGACTTGTAGGCAAAAACAACAATCATTTACGGTTAGGGTTAAGTGACAATCAAACAAAAATAAATGGTATTGGCTTTGGCATGCCCAATTATGATAAATATTACAAATTAAATGATTCTATAGAATTAATAGGACAGCTTGCAATTAACGAATGGAATGGTCTTAGAAGCCCTCAAATACTTATAAAAGATATTAGGCATAACCTTAGCAGTATCAATTATTTGCTGGAGCAATACAATACGTATAAGTATCAAGTTGAAACAGATTATGAGCAGCATTTAGAAGGATTTTTAGCATCTAATAACATTAAAACAATCCATAGAGAAAAGTTTGAAGAAATATATAAAAAATTAAATTACAACTTAAAAGTCAATGGTGGTACCCAATCTATATTTGATTTGATACAACCTAAAACAGAAGCTTTTATTCAATTGGTATTGATTTTAGATGTGTTTGATGAACTAGGACTTATTCAGTACAAAATGGATATTCCTTTTTTAGAATATCATTTATTAAAAAATAAAAAAGTAAAGTTAGACAGTTCTAAACTCTACAAAATCCTTCAACAAGGCTAAAATTACTTTGCCTTATAAAAGGAACAATGATATACTTATATTGGATTATTTAAAAAGGAGAGATCGTTATGGATTTAAAAGGATTGGTAAGAGATGTGCCTGATTTTCCAAAAGAAGGTATTGTTTTTAGAGATATAACAACAATTTTACAAAGTCCAAAAGGGTTAAAATGGGCTATAGAGACTATGGAAAAGTCATTAAAAGATATTGAATTTGATTATATTATTGGACCAGAATCAAGA
The genomic region above belongs to Natranaerovirga hydrolytica and contains:
- the recJ gene encoding single-stranded-DNA-specific exonuclease RecJ, yielding MIPQRKIWALREKNANQIKDKKMPQYIAKILENRGITDEEDIQKFLNPTLEQLHDPFLLKDMNQAVARVLKAIDKNEKIYIYGDYDVDGITSTSVLYLFLKNELQGNVSYYIPDRLEEGYGVNVNALKKIRDEGTQLLITVDTGITACEECQYALDIGLDVIITDHHECQDQLPHAIAVIDPKREDCHYPFDKLAGVGVVFKLIQGIALTVDHIDTEDIYKYLDIVAIGTVADIVPLVDENRVITYNAFKKIPNTWNIGLKALLKISDYKEDNKITAGFIGYRLAPRLNAGGRIGDAKRGVALFITDKEEEAYQIAQELNQENAYRQELEEKIYNEAVKIIEKENNLEEEKILVVASENWHHGVIGIVSSRITEKYYRPSLLLCIEDGVATGSARSVEGFSIFEALNRTKDIMNKFGGHDMAAGLSIDEDKIQLLQNNLNAYANEQMTPETLVPKLKADSYINVEEITVNLIEEIQQLEPYGMGNPEPQFILKGAIDEIRLVGKNNNHLRLGLSDNQTKINGIGFGMPNYDKYYKLNDSIELIGQLAINEWNGLRSPQILIKDIRHNLSSINYLLEQYNTYKYQVETDYEQHLEGFLASNNIKTIHREKFEEIYKKLNYNLKVNGGTQSIFDLIQPKTEAFIQLVLILDVFDELGLIQYKMDIPFLEYHLLKNKKVKLDSSKLYKILQQG